The Betaproteobacteria bacterium genome contains the following window.
CTTGCACGAATTGGCGCGCGGACAGATTCACCGCGACGCGAAGCGGAGGAAGTCCGATGTCTTGCCAGGCACGCCGGTGCATGCAAGCGGTTCGAATTGCCCAGTCGCCGATACCGACGATGAGTCCTGTCTCCTCCGCCAAGGGAATGATCTTGTCCGGCGGTACAGCGCCGAATTCCGGATGTTTCCAGCGAAGCAGGGCTTCCAGCCCCACGATCTTTCCCGTGCGAGGATCGGCCTTCGGTTGGTAGTGCAACGAGAGTTCGTCCCGGCTCAGCGCGTGGCGTAGGGCGGACTCCAACTCCAGCCGCTCGAAGGAGTGTTCGTTGATGTGCTTCGTGTAGAACTGGTAGGTGTTCTTACCGAGTTCCTTGGCGCGGTACATGGCGATATCGGCGTGTTTGAGCAAGGTCTGGGAATCTTCGCCGTGGACAGGGAACACGCTGATACCGATGCTCGCGGTGACGTGTAATTCACCACCTTCCAGCGACATCGGCCTGGTCACTTCCGCGAGAATCCGCTCGCATATCACGTTCACTGACTTTAGGCTCCCCAACTTACCCATCAAGACGACGAATTCATCGCCCCCTTGCCGCGCCACCATGGCCGTTCCGCTCGTACAGGCCGCGAGCCGCGCCCCTACCTCCTTCAATAGGCGGTCACCTGCCTCGTGACCTAGGGTATCGTTGATATTCTTGAAGCGGTCGAGGTCTATGAACAATACGGCCAAGCGCTCTTGCGCGACTTTGGCCT
Protein-coding sequences here:
- a CDS encoding diguanylate cyclase produces the protein MKFAVSGKFLAGLVAAAAVLAGNALISYRAMDSVVLTSGSVENDLQALERLKRIRASLDTLESAHRSYILRGNTAHLRQAREELGEAGVALRELEKFAGTVLDVQRLREFGELTGAAGERYGKIEEIHGARGEAAALKEVRSNTNARLLDRMYEQLSSMTKAGETALLQRTAQVRENFGVSKASTYVASGFNIALLCFVFYLVYREVRERKQAEDALRFFATHDPLTGLPNRLLFSERFEGAITQAKVAQERLAVLFIDLDRFKNINDTLGHEAGDRLLKEVGARLAACTSGTAMVARQGGDEFVVLMGKLGSLKSVNVICERILAEVTRPMSLEGGELHVTASIGISVFPVHGEDSQTLLKHADIAMYRAKELGKNTYQFYTKHINEHSFERLELESALRHALSRDELSLHYQPKADPRTGKIVGLEALLRWKHPEFGAVPPDKIIPLAEETGLIVGIGDWAIRTACMHRRAWQDIGLPPLRVAVNLSARQFVQ